In Hippoglossus hippoglossus isolate fHipHip1 chromosome 24, fHipHip1.pri, whole genome shotgun sequence, a single genomic region encodes these proteins:
- the armc1l gene encoding armadillo repeat containing 1, like, with amino-acid sequence MMDALSVVSQLRDLASEPQNREVIVQDQGCLPGLVLFLDHQSPEVLLATLQTLRYLADLPPNIPTMKNELGMMVSLENLMEREALSVDITALAQEVYNILRTPANPPPRTPEREKRTKSQFFINSSNKKAKSVTLHIQGLDSTDQRGLCEQALLKVRGVISFTFQMASKRCTVRIRSDLSTESLASAIAATKVLSAQQVVKNEAGEEVLIPLNSSGVKVEQNSAIPDYLPEEEESPEREVDRAISRTTAKEDSNGSWLNAAAGFLTKTFYW; translated from the exons ATGATGGACGCTCTGTCAGTGGTGAGTCAGCTCCGGGACCTAGCCTCGGAGCCGCAGAACCGGGAGGTGATCGTCCAGGACCAGGGCTGTCTCCCCGGGCTGGTTCTCTTCCTCGACCACCAGAGCCCCGAGGTTCTGCTCGCTACTCTGCAG aCCCTGCGTTACTTGGCTGATTTGCCTCCCAACATCCCCACCATGAAGAATGAGCTGGGTATGATGGTGAGCTTGGAGAATCTCATGGAAAG GGAGGCTCTGTCTGTTGACATCACAGCCTTGGCCCAGGAGGTGTACAACATCCTGCGCACACCTGCTAATCCTCCACCCAGGACAcctgagagggagaagagaacgAAATCCCAGTTCTTCATCAACTCCTCCAACAAGAAGGCCAAGTCTGTCACTCTGCACATTCAGGGACTGGACAGCACT GACCAGCGGGGCTTGTGTGAACAGGCTCTTCTGAAGGTCAGAGGAGTGATCAGCTTCACGTTCCAGATGGCCTCCAAGAGGTGCACTGTCCGTATCCGCTCCGACCTGTCTACTGAG AGTCTGGCCTCAGCCATCGCTGCCACAAAGGTTCTGTCAGCCCAACAAGTGGTGAAGAATGAAGCTGGAGAAGAG GTTTTGATTCCTCTGAACTCCTCTGGAGTGAAGGTCGAGCAAAACTCGGCAATACCAGATTACCtcccggaggaggaggagagcccAGAGAGGGAAGTCGACCGAGCAATCTCCCGCACCACGGCGAAGGAAGACTCCAACGGGAGCTGGCTCAACGCTGCTGCCGGCTTCCTCACAAAAACCTTCTACTGGTGA